From a single Solenopsis invicta isolate M01_SB chromosome 4, UNIL_Sinv_3.0, whole genome shotgun sequence genomic region:
- the LOC105201462 gene encoding tetraspanin-2 isoform X2: MKYLKVALFTFNLLIWLAGCTVLVIGAWLLLEPSKGHILNLFVPDVKPHETINLIAYSLLGLGFIVLTVGFFGCRAALRGNQCILATYMSMLVALIITELVTAAIGGLMTFQILSDLEERLTSKLAMDYGYESSSDIPFSQSLDFAQYKSKNTGSPMSVVSRVFHKNNEKPWLHPQPKDEAACQVQDEEGHEGYRHKEGCLGKVTNWLQCESFTLVFLGMAMAGIQTFGIITSAFLCRTIRDMQEE, translated from the exons ATGAAGTACTTGAAAGTCGCGTTGTTCACGTTCAATCTATTAATATGG TTGGCTGGCTGCACGGTGCTCGTTATAGGCGCGTGGTTGCTCCTGGAGCCCAGCAAGGGTCACATCCTGAATCTTTTCGTACCTGACGTCAAGCCGCACGAGACTATCAATTTGATAGCTTACAGCCTGCTCGGGCTCGGCTTCATCGTGCTCACGGTCGGCTTCTTCGGCTGCCGCGCCGCGCTACGCGGAAATCAATGCATCCTCGCCACC TACATGAGCATGCTGGTCGCACTCATCATCACGGAATTGGTGACAGCCGCGATCGGCGGGTTGATGACTTTCCAGATCCTGTCGGATCTGGAGGAAAGGCTCACCAGTAAACTGGCGATGGATTACGGTTACGAATCGAGCAGCGATATTCCTTTCAGCCAAAGTCTGGATTTCGCGCAATACAAG AGTAAAAATACAGGCAGCCCGATGAGCGTCGTTTCGAGAGTATTTCACAAAAAT AATGAGAAGCCATGGCTACACCCGCAGCCAAAGGATGAGGCAGCGTGTCAAGTACAAGACGAAGAGGGTCACGAGGGATACAGACATAAAGAA GGCTGCCTCGGAAAAGTCACAAACTGGCTGCAGTGCGAGAGCTTTACGTTAGTGTTCCTCGGCATGGCAATGGCAGGAATACAG ACGTTCGGGATAATAACGTCCGCTTTCCTCTGTCGAACGATAAGAGATATGCAGGAAGAATGA
- the LOC105201462 gene encoding tetraspanin-11 isoform X1: MKYLKVALFTFNLLIWLAGCTVLVIGAWLLLEPSKGHILNLFVPDVKPHETINLIAYSLLGLGFIVLTVGFFGCRAALRGNQCILATYMSMLVALIITELVTAAIGGLMTFQILSDLEERLTSKLAMDYGYESSSDIPFSQSLDFAQYKFNCCGINGDNDYNGTAWQRDGQISGSKKRVPLTCCVLKNSESKNTGSPMSVVSRVFHKNNEKPWLHPQPKDEAACQVQDEEGHEGYRHKEGCLGKVTNWLQCESFTLVFLGMAMAGIQTFGIITSAFLCRTIRDMQEE; encoded by the exons ATGAAGTACTTGAAAGTCGCGTTGTTCACGTTCAATCTATTAATATGG TTGGCTGGCTGCACGGTGCTCGTTATAGGCGCGTGGTTGCTCCTGGAGCCCAGCAAGGGTCACATCCTGAATCTTTTCGTACCTGACGTCAAGCCGCACGAGACTATCAATTTGATAGCTTACAGCCTGCTCGGGCTCGGCTTCATCGTGCTCACGGTCGGCTTCTTCGGCTGCCGCGCCGCGCTACGCGGAAATCAATGCATCCTCGCCACC TACATGAGCATGCTGGTCGCACTCATCATCACGGAATTGGTGACAGCCGCGATCGGCGGGTTGATGACTTTCCAGATCCTGTCGGATCTGGAGGAAAGGCTCACCAGTAAACTGGCGATGGATTACGGTTACGAATCGAGCAGCGATATTCCTTTCAGCCAAAGTCTGGATTTCGCGCAATACAAG TTTAATTGCTGCGGAATAAACGGCGACAACGATTACAATGGCACGGCTTGGCAGAGAGACGGTCAAATCTCGGGGAGCAAGAAGCGGGTTCCCCTCACGTGTTGTGTTCTCAAAAACAGCGAG AGTAAAAATACAGGCAGCCCGATGAGCGTCGTTTCGAGAGTATTTCACAAAAAT AATGAGAAGCCATGGCTACACCCGCAGCCAAAGGATGAGGCAGCGTGTCAAGTACAAGACGAAGAGGGTCACGAGGGATACAGACATAAAGAA GGCTGCCTCGGAAAAGTCACAAACTGGCTGCAGTGCGAGAGCTTTACGTTAGTGTTCCTCGGCATGGCAATGGCAGGAATACAG ACGTTCGGGATAATAACGTCCGCTTTCCTCTGTCGAACGATAAGAGATATGCAGGAAGAATGA
- the LOC105201491 gene encoding carbonic anhydrase 1: protein MLDLSLAECMVACSSVLLMVLLVTEILDWTQLFEWMENDYRPLDFSFGYAYQNGPHTWKDLYPESTGSNQSPINIITRLAVVVQPSEPLQWSNYNSGPLSMTIANDGHTVILRGFWTSTTWPQLQGGPLTDTYDFFNILFHWGPSNDEGSEHTLDYIRFPMELQIIHIKHGIKSLTDAIALGAKDGIVIASFFLQINDADNPYLDHVVSNLWRINCPGSKAYIPPFPLEWIFAPFDRDYYTYSGSLSQPPCNEIVTWIVQQEPIAISSSQMEKFRKICSVEGPLLLNCRPVQPLNDRDVYFYEESLSRN, encoded by the exons atgttggaTTTATCGTTAGCAGAATGTATGGTTGCGTGCAGCAGCGTTTTACTTATGG tgCTATTAGTAACTGAAATTTTGGACTGGACGCAATTATTTGAGTGGATGGAAAATGATTACCGTCCACTCGATTTTTCGTTCGGTTATGCTTATCAGAATGGTCCTCATACTTGGAAAGATTTATATCCTGAAAGCACTGGCAGTAATCAATCGCCTATTAATATCATCACTAGGCTCGCCGTAGTAGTGCAACCATCTGAACCACTTCAATGGAGCAATTACAATAGTGGACCTCTGTCGATGACTATTGCAAATGATGGTCATACTG TGATACTCCGAGGATTTTGGACCAGCACGACATGGCCACAACTTCAAGGAGGGCCTTTGACCGATACGTACGATTTTTTCAACATCCTTTTTCACTGGGGCCCTTCGAATGACGAGGGTAGTGAACACACTTTGGACTATATCCGTTTCCCTATGGAACTACAGATCATTCATATAAAACATGGGATTAAATCACTAACAGACGCGATCGCACTTGGAGCAAAAGACGGAATAGTGATTGCTTCGTTCTTCCTTCAA ATAAATGACGCGGATAATCCTTATTTGGATCACGTCGTGAGCAACTTGTGGCGCATTAACTGCCCGGGATCTAAAGCCTACATACCTCCTTTTCCTTTGGAATGGATATTTGCTCCTTTTGACAGAGATTATTATACGTACAGCGGTTCTCTTAGTCAGCCACCTTGCAATGAAATTGTCACGTGGATCGTGCAGCAAGAACCAATCGCTATATCATCATCTCAA atGGAAAAATTTCGGAAAATCTGTTCAGTGGAAGGTCCATTACTTTTGAATTGTCGACCAGTGCAGCCTCTGAATGATCGTGATGTTTATTTTTACGAGGAAAGCTTATCGCGTAATTAA
- the LOC105201490 gene encoding carbonic anhydrase 1: protein VLSNAFFLIRIQEQKLCTTSSSGLPKWRQSPIDVSRAAVWSKKFPPLLLTNYWTKDGTAILTNTGKTVNIELANRKMPIMRGGPLKDDEFQFMNVQFRWGPSNCRGAEHSIDNIWYSMEAQVMHWNMRYGSIDKCYDKSDGIAILSYLIQVVGCPGIPDNTALAPITDKLSGIKRMDSTVNIAPDCLRWMMHACIYSGYYTYSGSLTFPPYNECVTWIIVPNPIKISSYQIEAFRSLYNNKWEPIVRNYRSQHFLRGRRIFFATNDAVA from the exons gttcTATCTAATGCGTTCTTTTTAATACGTATACAAGAACAAAAATTATGCACGACATCATCTTCGGGTCTGCCGAAATGGCGACAATCTCCGATTGACGTTAGTCGTGCCGCCGTATGGAGTAAAAAGTTTCCTCCTTTACTATTGACAAATTATTGGACGAAAGATGGCACAGCGATACTTACAAATACCGGCAAAACAG TTAACATTGAATTGGCAAATAGAAAAATGCCGATAATGCGCGGCGGTCCTTTAAAAGACGATGAATTTCAATTTATGAATGTACAGTTCCGATGGGGCCCGTCCAACTGTCGAGGCGCAGAACATTCTATTGACAACATTTG gtATTCCATGGAGGCTCAAGTTATGCATTGGAATATGCGTTACGGATCGATAGACAAGTGCTACGACAAATCTGATGGAATTGCAATACTCTCCTATCTTATACAG gTTGTTGGCTGTCCTGGGATTCCGGATAATACTGCGCTTGCTCCAATCACTGATAAACTCTCGGGAATAAAACGAATGGATAGCACTGTAAATATTGCTCCGG ATTGTTTACGCTGGATGATGCATGCATGTATTTACTCTGGATATTATACTTATTCGGGCTCTCTTACTTTTCCTCCGTATAATGAATGCGTCACTTGGATAATCGTGCCGAATCCAATAAAAATATCTTCCTATCAG ATTGAAGCATTCAGAAgcctttataataataaatgggaGCCTATAGTAAGGAACTACAGATCGCAACATTTTCTTCGTGGAAGAAGGATTTTCTTTGCCACGAATGACGCAGTAGCTTGA